GAGGTCCTCGGCGCGTCCACCTGGCGAGGCCGCCTGCTCGACCACGCCGCGCCCGAGGAGGAGGCGCCGCTGCGCCGCGCGTTCGGAGCCCTGCTGGGGCCCCGCGCGGCCGGGACCGTCCATCTCGACTTCAAGGTCGCCGGCGCCAGCGCCCGGCCGCGCTGGTGCTCGCTCGCCGGCGCGCTGGCGCCGCGCGAGGGCGGCGGCCTGACGGTGGTGGGGACGCTGCAGGACGTCACCGAGGCGCGCCTGTCGCGGGAGCAGCGGCAGCGCCTCGAGGCGGAGCTCCGCGAGGCGAACCAGCGGCTGGCGCGCTCCCAGGCCCTCCTCGACGCGATGATCGAGCACGCCCCGGTGGGCATCGGCCTCGTCGACCGCGAGCTGCGGTTCCAGCGGGTGAACGAGCGGCTGGCGGCCATCAACGGCCTCGCGGCCGCGGAGCACGCCGGGCGCACGCCGCGCGAGCTGCTGCCGGACCTGCCGCTCGACGCGTGGGAGGCGGCCTGGCGGCGCGTCCTCGAGACCGGGGAGCCCGCCACCGGCCTCGAGCTCTCGGGCCGCACGCCCGCGAGCGACGAGCTGCGCTACTGGAAGGAGGCGCTGTACCGGGTCCGCGCCGGGGAGGAGACGCTCGGGGTCGGGGTGCTGGTCGAGGACGTCACCGACACGAAGCGCCGCGAGGAGATGCAGCGCCTGCTCGTGGGCGTGGTCGGCCACGACCTGCGCAACCCGCTCTCCACCTTCCTCAACGGACTCCACGTCCTGCGCGCCGAGCCGGCGCTGAGCGAGCGGGGCCGCCGCACCCTCGACCGCATGCGGAACGCGGCGGCGGGGATGGACCGGCTGGTGAGCGACCTCCTCGACTACACGCGCATCCGGGCCGGGCAGGGCATCCCGGTGAGCCGGTTGCCCGCGCGCCTGCGCGACGTCGTCGTCCCGCTGGTGGAGGACGCGCGGCTCGCCCACCCCGATCGCTCGATCGTGTGCTCCGGCCAGGGGGACGACGCCGGCCGCTGGGACCCCGACCGCCTCGGCCAGGTGGTCTCGAACCTGCTCACCAACGCCCTCAAGCACGGGGCGCGGGGGGAGCCGATCGAGGTGCGGTGGCGGGGCGAGGAGCGCGCGGTCGTGCTGGAGGTGGCGAACGGCGGCCCGCCCATTCCCCCCGAGCTCCTCGCGCGGCTGTTCGAGCCGATGACGCAGGGCGAGGCCCGGCGCGACGGGGTGGGGCTCGGGCTGTTCATCACGCGCGAGGTGGTGCGGGCGCACGGCGGCCGGGTGGTGGCGCGCTCCTCGCCGGAGCTGGGCACCGTCTTCGAGGTGGAGCTGCCGAGGGGCTGAGGCCGCGCGGCGGGGGACGAGCCCCCGCCCTACGGCCCGCTGCCGGCGGCTCGCGCCCCCTCCCTACGGCCCGTTGCCCGCGCTGGGCTCGAGCCGCAGCCGGAACGAGAAGGTGCTGCCGCGGCCGACCTCGCTCTCGACCGACACCTTCCCCCCGTGCGCCTCCACGATCTCGCGCACGATCATGAGCCCGAGCCCCGTGCCGGCGATGTCGCGCGGCAGGTCGCC
This Anaeromyxobacter diazotrophicus DNA region includes the following protein-coding sequences:
- a CDS encoding PAS domain-containing sensor histidine kinase produces the protein MDPSPTPAPLNDLPLSLDGAHALARLRAHLAAALEAAGLGTFSLDPGSFEGEWDPRAAEVLGASTWRGRLLDHAAPEEEAPLRRAFGALLGPRAAGTVHLDFKVAGASARPRWCSLAGALAPREGGGLTVVGTLQDVTEARLSREQRQRLEAELREANQRLARSQALLDAMIEHAPVGIGLVDRELRFQRVNERLAAINGLAAAEHAGRTPRELLPDLPLDAWEAAWRRVLETGEPATGLELSGRTPASDELRYWKEALYRVRAGEETLGVGVLVEDVTDTKRREEMQRLLVGVVGHDLRNPLSTFLNGLHVLRAEPALSERGRRTLDRMRNAAAGMDRLVSDLLDYTRIRAGQGIPVSRLPARLRDVVVPLVEDARLAHPDRSIVCSGQGDDAGRWDPDRLGQVVSNLLTNALKHGARGEPIEVRWRGEERAVVLEVANGGPPIPPELLARLFEPMTQGEARRDGVGLGLFITREVVRAHGGRVVARSSPELGTVFEVELPRG